The Impatiens glandulifera chromosome 8, dImpGla2.1, whole genome shotgun sequence genome includes a window with the following:
- the LOC124912093 gene encoding NAC domain-containing protein 83-like, with the protein MEKLTFVKNGVLRLPPGFRFHPTDEELIVQYLKRKVFSHPFPASIIPEADICKSDPWDLPGDSEKKERYFFSKKEAKYPNGNRSNRSTNSGYWKATGIDKRIVSSKENQLVGMKKTLVFYRGKPPHGNKTNWIMHEFRLLDGAADDVTVDNWVLCRIFLKKRGNKNEETMMIVDRSALGKTRKVLFYNFMADKGGRTDVNGGSPISVGSCSSDSSGITAELPKIHDDSDGMEEISGSNTLMLFKRKPI; encoded by the exons ATGGAGAAGCTCACTTTTGTCAAAAATGGCGTCTTGAGACTTCCTCCTGGTTTTCGTTTCCACCCAACTGATGAAGAGCTTATAGTTCAATATCTGAAAAGAAAAGTGTTTTCTCACCCATTTCCCGCCTCCATTATTCCTGAAGCCGACATCTGCAAATCTGATCCATGGGATTTGCCAG GGGATTCAGAGAAGAAGGAGAGATATTTCTTCAGCAAAAAAGAAGCAAAGTATCCAAATGGAAACAGATCTAACAGGTCAACGAATTCCGGGTATTGGAAAGCCACGGGTATCGACAAGCGAATCGTTTCTTCTAAAGAAAACCAGTTAGTGGGGATGAAGAAAACCCTCGTCTTTTATAGAGGGAAACCTCCTCATGGTAACAAAACAAATTGGATCATGCACGAATTTCGCCTCCTCGACGGCGCCGCCGATGATGTCACGGTTGACAATTGGGTTCTTTGCCGGATATTTCTGAAAAAGAGAGGCAACAAGAACGAGGAGACGATGATGATCGTCGACAGATCAGCTTTGGGGAAAACGAGGAAAGTTTTGTTTTACAATTTCATGGCCGACAAAGGAGGAAGAACTGATGTGAACGGCGGATCCCCCATTTCTGTTGGTTCTTGTTCGTCGGATTCAAGTGGGATTACCGCGGAATTGCCAAAAATTCATGATGATTCTGATGGGATGGAAGAAATCAGCGGCTCTAATACATTGATGTTATTCAAGAGGAAACCCATTTAG